From one Polynucleobacter sp. UK-FUSCHL-C3 genomic stretch:
- a CDS encoding prohibitin family protein — MIKQALNKIDLTLHRQRFRITLTSLVVAFITVLCWEFITVPIYAGYQGVYWSRFFGGTKNWIITEGTAFKLPWDQIIVYDVRSNVFEDTTGFLTKDGLVIYVGWVSRFAVMPNRLPELHRTIGPDYARVVVIPEITNAIRLIISRFTAEEIYSTIEWTIRKDFQKEIKETEQELPINYEDVFIVKLELPADVTKGIENKKVAEQTLQTYVYKLASQEQERKRQVIEATGIKEFEKISGVSILKWRGLAVTSELASSPNSKIIIMGTGEKSLPLLLNADK, encoded by the coding sequence ATGATTAAGCAAGCATTGAATAAGATTGATTTGACCCTACATCGTCAACGCTTCCGCATAACTTTAACTTCCTTGGTAGTCGCATTTATTACTGTGTTGTGTTGGGAATTCATTACGGTGCCAATTTATGCAGGATACCAAGGTGTTTATTGGAGTCGTTTTTTTGGAGGCACTAAGAATTGGATTATTACTGAAGGCACTGCCTTCAAGTTACCATGGGACCAAATTATTGTTTATGATGTTCGCTCTAATGTTTTTGAAGATACTACTGGATTTTTGACTAAAGATGGTTTGGTGATCTATGTTGGTTGGGTTTCACGTTTTGCAGTGATGCCAAACCGATTGCCAGAGTTACATCGCACTATAGGCCCTGATTATGCTAGGGTTGTGGTTATTCCAGAAATTACTAATGCAATTAGATTAATTATCAGTCGCTTCACAGCTGAAGAAATCTACTCCACCATAGAGTGGACAATTCGAAAAGATTTTCAAAAAGAAATCAAAGAAACCGAACAAGAACTTCCAATTAATTATGAAGATGTATTTATTGTGAAGCTAGAACTTCCGGCTGATGTGACAAAGGGCATAGAAAATAAAAAAGTTGCTGAACAAACTTTACAAACTTATGTCTATAAGTTGGCTTCACAAGAGCAGGAACGCAAACGTCAAGTGATTGAGGCTACTGGTATTAAAGAATTTGAAAAGATATCAGGGGTGTCTATATTGAAATGGCGTGGGCTTGCAGTTACTTCTGAGCTTGCCAGCTCTCCAAATAGCAAAATCATTATTATGGGTACTGGCGAAAAGTCTCTCCCCTTGCTATTAAATGCGGATAAATAG
- the fabD gene encoding ACP S-malonyltransferase codes for MFPGQGAQRLGMGEELFDQFSSLVKSADEILGYSLAELCTNGPNERLVSTSFTQPAIYVVTALSFLDKQRNSSAPDYLLGHSVAEYVALFASGVIDFESGLRIVKKRGELMGQAKAGGMAAVLGLKADEVANVLEQHAVQNVFIANFNTPHQIVLSGLREEVEGTESLFLNSGATHFKMLQVGGAFHTPLMANAQEQFQEFVHQFSFAPPTIPVISNVTSRPHVAGHIAELMVQQITAPVRWSDSIRYVLAKGVGVNDFEEISPAIMPIVKPMVIRTNAEAGPLDLAILAQEELATTQDSQVANERSSISSVYDARSLGSARFCEDFNLKYAYLAGGMYQGIASVDIVVRMAKAGLMAFFGTGGLKIEDIESAILTIQSRIANGSPYGVNFIAHSNFPELEESLVDLLLKHQVRTIEASAFMEVTPSLVRYRAKGLVRQSTGNILALNKIIAKVSRPDVGAQFLSPAPDRIINKLLESNMIDREQAELLSGVPMVDALCVESDSGGHTDQGMPFTLVPAMLRVRDEYQQRYPTFGPIYVGGAGGIGTPEAAAALFVMGVDFILTGSINQCTIEADTSDVVKDLLQAMNVYDTDYAPSGELFELGAKVQVLKKGLFFPARANKLVALYHQYEGIEQIDSQTRQQIEGRYFKRSFDDVFSEVRSAYPSAEIERAERLPKHRMALIFKRYFKDATRWALTGNLEHKVDFQIHCGPALGAFNQWIAGGPLIDWRERHVDDIASLLMQETAALLNKRFLLMHQPRVSH; via the coding sequence ATTTTCCCCGGACAAGGCGCCCAACGTTTAGGAATGGGAGAGGAATTATTTGACCAATTTTCGTCATTGGTAAAGTCTGCTGACGAAATTCTGGGCTATTCTCTCGCAGAATTATGTACAAACGGTCCGAATGAGCGATTGGTATCAACCTCCTTTACACAACCTGCAATATATGTAGTAACTGCATTATCCTTTTTAGACAAGCAACGCAATTCTTCTGCTCCTGATTATCTTTTAGGACATAGTGTTGCTGAATATGTTGCATTGTTCGCTTCCGGAGTGATTGATTTTGAAAGTGGTCTAAGGATTGTAAAAAAGCGCGGTGAACTAATGGGACAAGCAAAGGCCGGGGGAATGGCTGCAGTGCTTGGACTCAAGGCGGATGAAGTTGCAAATGTACTCGAACAACATGCTGTTCAAAATGTCTTTATTGCAAACTTTAATACTCCTCACCAAATAGTTCTTTCAGGCCTGCGCGAAGAAGTTGAGGGAACAGAATCTTTATTTCTTAATAGTGGTGCAACTCACTTTAAGATGCTTCAGGTTGGGGGAGCCTTTCACACGCCATTGATGGCTAATGCTCAAGAACAATTTCAAGAGTTTGTTCATCAATTTTCTTTCGCTCCACCTACAATTCCAGTGATATCTAACGTTACTTCACGTCCTCACGTAGCAGGCCACATTGCTGAGTTAATGGTTCAACAAATTACGGCTCCTGTTCGTTGGTCTGATAGCATAAGATACGTTCTGGCCAAAGGGGTAGGGGTAAATGATTTCGAAGAAATTAGCCCAGCGATTATGCCAATCGTTAAGCCAATGGTCATTCGCACTAATGCTGAGGCGGGTCCTCTTGATTTAGCTATCCTTGCGCAAGAGGAACTTGCTACTACTCAAGATTCCCAAGTAGCCAATGAAAGAAGTTCAATTTCAAGTGTATATGATGCACGCTCTTTAGGTTCTGCAAGATTTTGTGAAGATTTTAATCTTAAGTATGCCTATTTAGCTGGCGGAATGTATCAAGGTATAGCATCAGTAGATATTGTTGTTCGAATGGCTAAAGCAGGGCTTATGGCTTTTTTTGGCACTGGCGGGCTAAAGATAGAGGATATTGAAAGTGCAATTCTCACTATTCAGTCGCGCATAGCTAATGGGTCACCTTATGGCGTTAACTTTATTGCCCACTCCAACTTTCCAGAGCTAGAAGAATCTTTGGTTGATCTTCTGCTTAAGCACCAAGTTAGAACTATTGAGGCTTCTGCATTTATGGAGGTGACACCATCGCTCGTACGTTATCGAGCAAAGGGTCTTGTGCGTCAAAGCACCGGAAATATATTGGCGCTCAATAAGATTATTGCAAAAGTATCGCGTCCTGATGTTGGTGCGCAATTCCTCTCGCCGGCACCTGATCGAATTATTAATAAGTTACTCGAAAGCAATATGATTGACCGCGAACAAGCTGAGCTTCTTAGCGGGGTCCCCATGGTGGATGCGCTCTGCGTAGAGTCTGATTCTGGTGGGCATACTGATCAGGGTATGCCATTTACTTTAGTTCCTGCCATGCTTCGAGTGCGTGACGAGTATCAACAGCGCTATCCAACTTTTGGTCCAATCTATGTAGGAGGAGCTGGTGGTATTGGAACTCCAGAAGCTGCTGCGGCTTTATTTGTTATGGGGGTTGACTTTATTCTGACTGGCTCTATCAACCAATGCACCATTGAGGCAGATACAAGCGATGTAGTAAAGGACTTACTGCAAGCGATGAATGTGTATGACACTGATTATGCTCCCTCTGGCGAATTGTTTGAATTAGGCGCTAAAGTTCAAGTGCTTAAAAAGGGCTTATTCTTTCCGGCACGGGCAAATAAATTAGTCGCTTTATATCATCAATATGAGGGAATAGAGCAAATTGATTCACAGACTCGTCAACAGATAGAGGGACGCTATTTCAAACGCTCTTTTGATGATGTTTTTAGTGAAGTACGAAGTGCTTATCCTTCAGCGGAGATTGAACGAGCCGAACGTTTGCCTAAGCACAGAATGGCTTTAATATTTAAACGATATTTTAAGGATGCGACTCGTTGGGCCTTGACAGGGAATCTTGAACATAAGGTAGACTTTCAAATTCACTGTGGGCCAGCATTGGGAGCCTTTAATCAATGGATAGCTGGAGGACCATTGATTGATTGGCGTGAACGTCATGTTGATGATATTGCTTCTTTACTAATGCAAGAAACTGCCGCTCTGCTTAATAAACGTTTTTTATTAATGCATCAGCCCCGAGTTTCTCATTAA
- a CDS encoding cyclic peptide export ABC transporter — translation MLIQVIQTLFKIAKDMYLINFFKKIGRPELNVILLLTLIAGISNSLLIVSVNDVAYQFANNHPPNFLGFTLFVGAFCIYYFCDRNAMLRSNLAVERELKYLRQHTVSLLRESSVEIFEGKKYQSIPSILSRETNHLSVAFPIIIDSCQQFVLLIASLAYLAYLSLYAFFIFISVTLIGTIAYFLISKKFQSSIISAHHHQNKMTELVSEFLNGSKEMRQNTKLSDSVMKSYSDLSSQSELMMIKSGNHVAMIMLLFCALQYSMLGLVVFVLPIYIPQDNLIIFQLIPTILFCIGPVAKIVGQFPMFIRAETGLTAISLMNLGLSESRDTTYSKIQQPTPSWNKFHCVEYSKITYHYPDVDSDQTFTSGPWSLEVKPGEIIFLVGGNGSGKSTALHLITGLYHLNAGEILVDGKKLDENSRSNFRELFSAIFSNFHLFDRLYGHENIEEHRVNQLIDEMQLSGKVKYEHGRFTDLNLSTGQRKRLALIVALLEDKPIYIFDEWSAEQDVHFRAVYYEQILPKLRNQGKTVIAVTHDERYWGVADRIVKFELGKIQWERSGKPKD, via the coding sequence GTGTTGATCCAAGTAATCCAAACCCTATTTAAAATAGCTAAAGATATGTATCTAATTAACTTTTTTAAAAAAATAGGGCGTCCTGAATTAAATGTGATACTTTTATTAACGCTTATAGCCGGCATCTCTAACTCATTGTTGATTGTTTCCGTAAATGATGTAGCTTATCAGTTTGCCAATAATCACCCCCCCAATTTTTTAGGATTTACTCTTTTTGTCGGGGCATTTTGTATTTATTATTTCTGCGATCGTAATGCTATGTTGCGATCTAATTTAGCTGTAGAGCGAGAGCTTAAGTATCTTCGACAGCATACGGTTTCTCTTTTGCGTGAATCTAGCGTTGAAATATTTGAAGGAAAAAAATACCAATCTATACCTAGTATTCTATCTCGGGAAACGAACCATCTTTCTGTCGCCTTTCCAATTATTATCGATTCTTGTCAGCAATTTGTTTTACTAATTGCCTCATTAGCTTACCTTGCATACCTTTCACTTTATGCATTTTTTATTTTTATTAGCGTGACTTTGATTGGTACGATAGCCTACTTTTTAATCTCCAAAAAGTTTCAATCATCAATCATCTCCGCACATCATCATCAAAATAAAATGACGGAACTAGTGTCTGAATTTCTTAATGGTAGTAAAGAGATGCGTCAAAATACGAAGCTAAGTGATTCTGTGATGAAATCTTATAGTGATTTATCAAGTCAGTCAGAGTTAATGATGATTAAATCTGGCAATCATGTAGCAATGATTATGCTTCTCTTTTGTGCTTTGCAATACTCAATGCTTGGTCTGGTTGTATTCGTCTTACCTATTTATATTCCACAAGATAATTTGATCATCTTCCAGTTAATTCCAACAATTCTATTTTGTATAGGACCTGTTGCAAAAATTGTTGGCCAGTTTCCAATGTTTATTCGAGCTGAAACTGGACTTACAGCAATTTCTTTAATGAATTTAGGCTTAAGTGAAAGTAGGGACACCACTTATTCAAAAATACAGCAACCGACTCCATCCTGGAATAAGTTTCATTGTGTTGAGTATTCAAAAATTACTTATCACTATCCTGATGTTGATAGCGATCAGACTTTTACATCTGGTCCTTGGAGTCTCGAAGTAAAGCCGGGTGAAATCATATTTCTGGTCGGCGGGAACGGTAGCGGAAAATCTACAGCACTACATTTGATAACAGGCCTCTATCATTTAAATGCTGGTGAGATTCTCGTAGATGGGAAGAAGTTGGATGAGAATTCCAGAAGTAATTTTAGGGAGCTATTTTCAGCAATATTTAGTAATTTCCACTTGTTTGATAGGTTATACGGTCATGAAAATATTGAGGAGCATAGGGTAAACCAGTTAATAGACGAAATGCAATTATCTGGAAAGGTAAAATATGAGCACGGTCGCTTTACGGATCTAAATTTGTCTACTGGACAGCGTAAAAGACTTGCCTTAATTGTAGCCTTGCTTGAAGACAAGCCAATTTACATATTTGACGAATGGTCCGCTGAGCAAGATGTTCATTTTAGAGCTGTTTACTATGAGCAAATCCTCCCAAAATTAAGGAATCAAGGTAAAACAGTCATTGCAGTAACGCATGATGAGCGATATTGGGGGGTTGCCGACAGGATTGTTAAGTTTGAACTAGGAAAAATCCAGTGGGAGCGCTCGGGAAAGCCCAAAGACTGA